The proteins below come from a single Juglans regia cultivar Chandler chromosome 12, Walnut 2.0, whole genome shotgun sequence genomic window:
- the LOC109005916 gene encoding protein ABCI12, chloroplastic, translating into MNCTQRTFPTFTFPANHSSPKRLISPIFTPFISQTLPNPRPLIFPYKALKPAKKIRLPSRASLSDNSESWKWVKWLPTGALAADKVLRLIAGATASPIYQFVSSPTTFLHSVDPRVKLVWLLALVVLPARSHVIMRLGLVIYLTFLSIWVLPRQVWMDQLGRVYLLSGILFLMLGLGSDGVPPLVQLRTPPPSMMGLPNLPASLGGYSYLIMKLGPFQFTRKGLSVASTAACLTFTVFQSASLCLTTTTPEQLAFGLRWFMLPLTCIGVPVAEIILTLMLSLRFVSLVFDEVRNVALGIVSRRINWQQLTMMETIDIFFIYMRRIFKNIFSHAEQISQAMIIRGFRGDSNTHKIHFLSDSSIGMADIVSLLFLVGVTGAALLSDYFLV; encoded by the exons ATGAACTGTACGCAGCGGACCTTCCCAACGTTCACATTCCCCGCTAACCATTCTTCTCCCAAACGCCTAATTTCCCCCATTTTTACTCCCTTCATCTCCCAAACGCTCCCAAATCCCAGGCCCCTCATTTTCCCGTACAAAGCCCTCAAACCAGCGAAGAAGATAAGACTCCCAAGTAGAGCTTCCTTGAGCGATAATAGTGAATCCTGGAAATGGGTGAAGTGGTTGCCCACCGGAGCTCTCGCTGCCGATAAGGTTCTGAGGCTGATTGCGGGAGCGACCGCCAGCCCCATTTACCAGTTTGTATCGTCGCCCACCACTTTTCTTCATTCCGTGGATCCTCGAGTGAAACTG GTATGGCTTTTGGCTCTGGTGGTTCTACCAGCAAGGTCACATGTAATAATGCGTTTAGGACTTGTGATATACTTGACTTTTCTGTCAATATGGGTTCTCCCAAGACAGGTTTGGATG GACCAATTGGGAAGAGTGTATCTGCTTTCAggaattttatttcttatgttgGGGTTGGGTTCAGATGGTGTACCGCCCCTTGTCCAGTTGAGAACCCCTCCACCTTCGATGATGGGATTGCCTAATCTTCCTGCTTCTTTGGGAGGTTActcatatttaattatgaagttGGGACCATTTCAATTTACAAGAAAAGGCTTGTCGGTAGCAAGCACTGCTGCGTGTTTAACATTCACT GTCTTCCAAAGTGCAAGCCTTTGCCTGACAACCACTACCCCTGAACAACTTGCATTTGGGTTGCGGTGGTTTATGCTTCCTTTGACATGTATTGGTGTCCCAGTGGCTGAAATTATTCTTACCCTCATGCTTTCATTGAGGTTCGTCAGTCTAGTGTTTGACGAG GTCCGTAATGTTGCATTGGGAATTGTTTCTCGTAGGATAAATTGGCAGCAATTGACGATGATGGAGACAATTGATA TTTTCTTTATCTACATGCGCCGgatcttcaaaaatatttttagccATGCAGAGCAGATTTCCCAG GCAATGATCATCAGAGGATTTAGAGGGGACAGCAACACGCATAAAATTCACTTTC
- the LOC109005914 gene encoding membrane protein PM19L-like: MASGGSKSAASVLLIVNLVLYFIATAIAVWAVNHGIQRSRETASALSISARLFPIFMPIGNTATGFFVIFSLIAGVVGMATSLAGLNDVAQWNAPNLHAAASSSLATWALTLLAMGLACKEIQLGWTDSNLRSLEIIIIVVSATQMFCMGAIQVGVEDAVAQQRGHP; the protein is encoded by the exons ATGGCTTCTGGAGGATCCAAATCAGCAGCCTCAGTCCTCCTAATAGTCAATCTTGTTCTGTATTTCATTGCAACTGCGATCGCTGTATGGGCTGTAAATCATGGGATTCAAAGATCTCGCGAGACAG CATCTGCTTTGTCTATTTCGGCACGCCTTTTTCCGATATTCATGCCAATCGGAAACACGGCGACCGGTTTCTTTGTGATTTTCTCCCTCATTGCCGGCGTTGTGGGCATGGCCACCTCACTTGCTGGACTTAACGATGTTGCTCAATGGAATGCGCCCAACTTACACGCAGCAGCATCCTCTTCTCTTGCAACTTGGGCTCTCACTCTACTGGCCATGgg ATTAGCGTGTAAAGAGATTCAACTTGGTTGGACAGATTCAAACCTG AGGAGTCTAGAAATCATCATCATAGTTGTGAGTGCGACACAAATGTTTTGTATGGGTGCTATACAAGTTGGAGTTGAAGATGCTGTTGCACAACAAAGAGGCCACCCTTGA
- the LOC109005909 gene encoding glutamine synthetase leaf isozyme, chloroplastic-like, with protein sequence MAHILAPSTQWQMRITKNPANASPMTAKMWGSLLLKQNKKGSSKSSAKFRVFALKSENSTINRLESLLNLDLPQYTDKIIAEYIWIGGSGIDLRSKSRTISKPVEHPSELPKWNYDGSSTGQAPGEDSEVIIYPQAIFKDPFRGGNNILVICDAYTPAGEPIPTNKRHRAAEIFSNKKVVDEVPWYGIEQEYTLLQQNVKWPLGWPVGGYPGPQGPYYCGAGADKSFGRDISDAHYKACLYAGINISGTNGEVMPGQWEYQVGPSVGIEAGDDIWCSRYILERITEQAGVVLSLDPKPIEGDWNGAGCHTNYSTKSMREDGGFEVIKKSILNLSLRHKEHISAYGEGNERRLTGKHETADINTFSWGVANRGCSIRVGRETEKQGKGYLEDRRPASNMDPYVVTSLLAETTILWEPTLEAEALAAQKLALNV encoded by the exons ATGGCACATATTTTGGCTCCCTCAACGCAATGGCAGATGAGAATCACAAAGAATCCCGCAAATGCAAGTCCTATGACAGCAAAGATGTGGGGCTCTCTGTTATTGAAACAGAACAAGAAAGGCTCATCTAAAAGCTCAGCTAAGTTTCGGGTTTTTGCTCTGAAGTCTGAGAACAGCACTATCAACAGGCTAGAAAGTCTGCTAAATTTGGATCTCCCTCAATATACCGACAAAATCATTGCTGAATACATTTG GATTGGAGGGTCGGGGATTGATCTGCGTAGCAAATCAAGG acAATTTCCAAGCCTGTTGAGCATCCATCTGAACTTCCCAAGTGGAACTATGATGGATCAAGTACTGGTCAAGCTCCGGGTGAAGATAGCGAAGTAATTATATA CCCTCAAGCAATTTTTAAGGACCCTTTCCGTGGCGGTAACAATATCTTG GTAATATGTGATGCATACACACCGGCAGGTGAGCCTATCCCAACAAACAAACGCCACAGGGCTGCTGAGATCTTCAGTAACAAGAAGGTTGTAGATGAAGTTCCATG GTATGGGATAGAGCAAGAGTACACCTTACTTCAACAAAACGTGAAATGGCCATTAGGTTGGCCTGTTGGAGGCTATCCTGGTCCTCAG GGTCCTTACTACTGTGGTGCAGGGGCAGACAAATCATTTGGCCGTGACATATCAGATGCTCATTACAAAGCTTGCTTGTATGCTGGAATTAACATCAGTGGTACAAATGGGGAGGTTATGCCTGGCCAG TGGGAGTATCAAGTAGGACCTAGTGTGGGAATTGAAGCTGGAGATGATATTTGGTGTTCCAGATACATTCTCGAG AGAATTACAGAACAAGCTGGTGTTGTTCTCTCACTCGATCCAAAACCAATAGAG GGTGATTGGAATGGTGCCGGATGCCACACAAATTACAG TACAAAGAGCATGAGGGAGGATGGAGGCTTTGAAGTTATAAAGAAGTCAATTTTGAATCTGTCACTTCGCCACAAAGAGCATATCAGTGCCTATGgagaaggaaatgagagaagATTAACAGGAAAGCATGAAACAGCTGACATTAACACATTTTCTTGG GGAGTGGCTAATCGTGGTTGCTCCATCCGTGTTGGACGTGAAACTGAGAAGCAAGGCAAAG GCTACTTGGAAGATCGGCGTCCAGCTTCAAACATGGACCCTTATGTTGTGACCTCGCTACTGGCAGAAACAACAATATTATGGGAGCCAACACTGGAGGCTGAAGCTCTAGCTGCTCAGAAGCTAGCATTGAATGTTTGA